CTTGTGGACGGCAAGGCCGTGATGGATGTCGGTGTGTTCATCGGGCGTAACATTTCTTGAAGGTCCCATACTTAATGGTAATTTACGACAGGAGTGTTAGCGCGGCTTCGCCTATCACCCGGGAGGGGCCTTATTCTTGATCTAATGCAGACAACTTGAAAAGGTCGCGCTGTTCTTAATGACATTTTTATCACCCAGAATGGTAGGAACAGCGGTACAGCTGGGATATTAATCTAGGTGGATTACAGTAGAAAAAATAGAACAGAACAGCATGACAACCGTCATAACGATCACTACGATGCCTACTTTGTTGTTCTGTTAATCAAACTCGGGAATGTCAAATACTTCATCCCGACCGAGCCAAATACTATGCGCTTCACTCTCAAAGGAGTCACTTTGATACTTTCATTCTCTGCTGTGCCAGCAGGCAATTATGCAATAAATCTGAATTGATTACAAAGAAACAattggaagctgctgctaaCAACGACCGCCGTGCAGCAAACATCGACTTATTGGAAAGCCCCAGTTAAGCGTGTTTCTGTATTGCGGTGGTCCGTGCTCTTTTGTCGCTCGACGCCAGCGAGAtgtaaattgaaaacgaaTCTGACATTCATTAGATGCCATCAATTAGTGTCAGCCGTGTGAGCATCACGGTCTAACGCGGACAAATACGAGAACCTTAGCCCAAGCTAGTGCGGTTACTAGCAACGGGCTAGCATATGGTGATCAGCAGCCTGGCAGCCAACAGAAGCAACCAGTAGACGCAACACCACCAGTTGGGCCATTCAATCAACCAGCCAATAATAGTGGCCCTGAGCCAAGATAGCCAGACGGTGGTGGCAATTGGTCCACACGAAAATAAACCGACCGCATCTCGGGGAGCGGACGGAATTACTTCTCAATCGGCTCCCTTGTGCGCGCTGGTTTATTATGCGGGGAATCCTGTTAGCAAACATCCGATTTTAGCAAGCATACCGATTTCCGATATTTATTCGCCCTTTGTCAGTTCTTCTTCCTCTAGTGCAATAAAATATAGTGGTACAAATGCAGTAGAGAAAAAGACACATGGAAACAGTAGAGTAGCGTGAAATTTGCTTTTGTGGAACTCGCTGTTACAACTTCGTATTTTCGTGATTCTCTCTAAAAAAGGGCAGAAACGTTTCATGTTTTCCAATCGATTGACACCCTGGACaaagcacgcacgcatacacccGGTTTGAAGTGAACTTTAACAACAATCGGCTATACCGTAAAGATGGATCCCGGAATTGGCACCTGGAATAGCTTAAGCCAGTTTGGAAGTGGCATTAGTCTCGGCAGTACCGACGGTGGTAGCGAATTCAGCAGTCGTACATCACTCACTAGCTCCGCTTGCTCCAGTGCTAGTAGTTTGAGTCAGTGTAGTTCCTGCTGCCTAAGCTGTAATcaccaaccgcagcagcaccagcatggtGTCtataatcagcagcaggagcagagtGCAGGCGGAAGCGGCAGCTTGAGAAACAAAATCTGAAAGTATTTCTATTACCAAAACGACCTCCGGTTAACATTcaagaaacggaaacacacTACTActcttttcattctttccACGTATCACAGGCATGTTTCATTAATGTGCGCTAGGATTAAAAGTCCTTAGCAGCGTTGTACAGCCTTGCATGCGCTCTTAACATGAAGCTTACAGTGATCCACTCATGAGCACAGTTTTGGAGCACTACACACAGCTGTAAATGACATTTCGAACACCTTTTGCTGTTTGAAATTAACCACACTTCTGCGGCTGTAAAAACTAAAACTCGAAAAAACGACGTTTAATGGGTTTGCTATTTCGTTCTGTTTATCCTTCGCCCATCTGTGTTGATGGATCCGTCGGTCGCTTCGTCCGTCGATTGGACACCGGTGCAGTGTGTTATGTGAATCCaaactttaaaaaaattagTAACGATAAGAAACGCCACAACTATGGCTGCAGGCGGCGGCGCTGGTTTGCCGGCCGGGAGCCATGGCCTACGTTGCATTTCTACTCGAACTATGCCGGCCGGCTGGTTCTGGGAGCCGGCTATCATGATCTCTTCAACACCGAAACGTACCCGCTGGAAAGCATAAAGGAGTTCGAGGCCATCTCGACCGCCTGGAAGCAGCATTTGGCGGAGCTGCTGAAGAAAGGTTATAAGAGCGTGCCAACTATCGGTCCGATCGTGTTGGTAGTGGGGTGGCAAGAGGGGCATTTGAATCACTTTACGTAGTCTGACTGTGTAGTGTAATGTAAACTAatggttttctattttccccCAATTTCTTCCGCCATTTGTAGAGGAGGACGAGTCCCAGATCTTCGTCAAGTTCTTCCGATTTCATAAGTGCTACGATCTAGTGCCGACCTCGGCCAAGCTGGTCGTTTTCGATACTCAGCTGCTGGTGAAGAAAGCCTTTTACGCGCTGGTCTACAACGGTGTCCGGGCGGCACCACTATGGGACTCGCAGCGACAGGAGTTTATCGGCATGCTGACGATCACCGACTTCATCAAGATTCTGAAAATGTATTACAAATCCCCGAACGCATCGATGGATGAGCTGGAGGAGCACAAGTTGGACACCTGGAGAAGTAAGTATCGATGTCACTACCATAGGCAGTTTTTGACTGGGTGCGATTCGTTTCTAATGCCGCGCCTCGCTCCTGTTCAATTGATTTCTCCAACAGAGGTGCTTCTGGAGGATGTAAAAAAGCTCGTCAGCATCGGTCCGGATGCTTCGCTCTATGATGCCATCAAGATGCTGGTTCACAATCGCATCCATCGACTGCCTGTGATTGATCCGGCCACTGGCAATGTTTTGTACATATTGACTCACAAGAGGATACTTAGATTCCTATTTTTATACGTAAGTCGAAGCGAAGGCAATGACGATCCGCTCGAATGATCGCTAATTCTACTTCTTCCACTCTATTCCGATCGCAGATTAATGAACTACCAAAGCCATCATACATGCAGAAGACCCTCCGAGAGGTGCGCATTGGCAGTTATGACAAGATCGAGACGGCAACGGAGGACACTAGTATCATCACGGCCCTTTACAAGTTCGTCGATCGCCGAGTGTCCGCCCTCCCGATGGTGGACGCCGAGGGAAGGCTGACCGATATCTATGCCAAGTTTGATGTCATTGTAAGTGGATCATGGATGCCCATTGTTACGCTCACGCCTATTGGCCTTTTGAAATTAACGTTTACCTACCCATTACAGAATCTGGCTGCCGAGAAAACGTACAACGATCTGGATGTGTCACTGAAGAAGGCAAACGAACATCGAAACGCGTGGTTCGAGGGTGTGCAGCGGTGCAAGCTAGACGAAACGCTCTTCACAATCATGGAGCGCATCGTGCGGGCCGAGGTCCACCGATTGGTTGTGGtggacgaggaggaaaaggtgATCGGTATCATTTCGCTCTCGGACATTCTGCTATATTTGGTGCTGCGCCCGAGCGGTGACGGTATCGGTGATTCCGAGTCACTGCGTGCCACCGATCCTAAGCTGCTGGCAGCAAACAGTAGCGGCAGCGGTAGCCCTCTTGGTAGCAAGAACCTGCTGAATTCCTCAAAGCGTGACAGCAACGAGAGcatcgaggaggagaaggaaaccaccgaagaggatgaggagcagcagcagcagcagagcgatgCTGCTCAAAAGACTGAGTCCACTGAGGGAGGAGCGGAAGCAGCAACTGATAGCGTCCCTGAGCCGGCCGAAGAGATGGCcgaggaagcgaaagaagatgtAGCCGTGGAGGAagatgacgaggaggaagcaGTAGCAGGCTCTCCGGTGGACCGTGCCAGTGCCAACGATTCCCCGGTCACACCGGACGATTTGTTGGCCGCGGGCAACCCGGACAACAACCCGTTGGCGACCGTACAGCGAGAGGTTGGACTAGTAAGTGAGTAAGCAAGTCTCAGCAGAGAACACGTTCCAATTAGTTAGGGATCAAGCCCCCGGAATCCTTTGCTCCGTGCGCTTGCTACAATTGttactaccgctactactgctactattactattactataCCCACGCGATGTGTGATatacatataaaaaaaaaagatcgcgATTCTGTGCTTCTCGCGGGAAATGAACAATTTTCgggttcgatttcgatgagAAAGAATGGGTAAGAGAAGGGAGCAAGCAAGCTAACGAGGGTAAATGCGTAAGAGAAGATAGTGGAGCAGTTTTAAGAGGTGTAATCCAGGAGGTCAAAGCTGAACTAACAAAACAagcatacaaacaaacaaacaatagtgTAAGTACAAACCAACAGCAGAAAAAACTAATAAGCTTCTCAGCAATTCAAAGGAGCAGTAAAGCGGCCGGCAGGTAGATAAGAACGCGCTGGGCCCTCTTAGGCGTATTTTGTCGACCCTTTCGAGGCAAAGGGAGATTGAGATAGTGTGTATTGCTTTGCAATAAGCTGAAGTTGTTCCGGCTTTTCCTCTGATAGAGCCTATAAATCGCTTAGCAAGTAGAAAAAGGTCGCATCGAataaccaaaaaccacaaactctGAAAGTGGAAGCACTAAACGGAACAACAATTACCAATGCGATTTATCTCACCGGAAATTGAACAATTTTCCCTCCCCAATCTAAGAAACTTAGGGAAGCAAACagcttttttctttgttttcatttgcctAGAAAGCTTCAATAGTGGCCTATACTTACATTTTCCCTTTGATGTTTCAccttctttccttttgtttcaattcgttcgttccataTACGGCGAGGTAGCAGGAAGTAGAAAACAAATTTTgtagtttttccatttttccgattttgttTGCAAcctatgcagcagcagtagcccaaACCACTTGTTCTAATGAGAGACTTAAGTAATATGAATTTTAACTCTCGTACATATAAACTAGTTTCCCAATAAATAAACAAGAGAGGGCACGAGAGAAagaattaaaaggaaaaaaccatAAGGACGGAGCGATGATCGAAATTAGCGATCGACAACAGTGGAAATGTTGGGCAAGAAAAACCAAACTTATttgataataatttaaaaagaaTATTAGTTTATAAAACAGAGCTCGgtcagcaaacaaaacaatggaaaatagggaaaaacaaaccacagcAACATCAAATGTGTATAGATAGGTCGATTAGAATGTAGAGAACGGTAACGAAGGAATGATAGGCTTTTGAGTCACGTTCAACGAGCAAAGGAGGAGGACGTAGATCTGTGGCAGCATTCGATAACCATTGGAATATATACTCATACTGTTCCCCGTATCCCTTTCCGGTTTAGTTTCGATTGAACATTCGGTTTCATAGAGAAAAGCTAAAGGGGACAAGGAAAGCGAATAGAGTGAAATGTGTCCCAATCGAAAAAGGTCAAATAATAcctattttgctttttgcctTGGTCCGCGTTGTCCGCGAATGTGACCGCAGAGGAAGTAATAGATAGGAGTTAAAGGTGCAGAGAGGTCTCTTTCCCACTCTCTTGGCGGGCGGCAACAGAATAGAATGAAAAAAGGGACATAATCTATGCTCACCAAACTCGTGTGCGCGATGGTGGGTTGTTAAAAATTGTGTataaagtaaaacaaacaaacaaacaaacacagaaaaaCAGTCTAGTTATGTTGTTCCGctaagaagaaaaataaactaataaaagtaaaaaaagataaatacATACCGTCGTCGAGCGAAACTctgtttaattgagaaatagTTTCCGCTAGATCATACCATTCGCGTTGCACATGACAACGTGCAACAAGCCTACCTTTTTTAGAGCAGAGGTTTTTACCGTAAGTTCCGATATTCTTTTCTGGTATACTTTTCCTGGCATACTTTGTCGCTCTCATGGTGTGCTGTACTGTTGGGGGTCATTTGGATGGCTTTGAAGCGTGGTCGATCGTAAAATTCTTGTTCGGAATAATTTAACAAAGTTCCTTTCTTTTGGGTTTAAAGTTTTACATCAACAAAggttttttattgaaataacatctttcgttgtttcgtttaCACAATTACAGGAGTCACTTACAACAGTGACTATTGAGGATAGAGAATGGGAAACTAGAGATCGAGTTGGTCAACGATCATCGATTGGAGCGCAAGCACCCCGGGAACGTTATGAAGGATTCGGGACCCTCTTGAACTTCAACAGTATTTCCCAGGCAGTGTTAGTTGGAACAAGTTAACGAATCGTATCGGGAGCGCTGTTAgcgggatgatggtggataggaAGCGGTTGCATTAGCTTTCGCTGTATCGATGCTGTGGAAAGAAATAAGGTAAAATCGAGGAGGGGAAAAGGAGGGATAGGTTAATAATCTTAATCGTGTCCACACagaacactcacacacacgcacgtattCGATAAGAACGTGAAGTAACCGAACGTTCTTGTTAAATAAGTTAATGAGGTTCGCAGGACACCACAAGAACCCATGTAGTATCCTCCCTAACGATCACTGGCTAGGAGTATCTTGTGCTTGTGTGGTCTACTACCTACAGCTCTTCGTGAGGTTGCTGCACCGGGAAGGAAATTGGAATTTCGGCCGTTTCAACCGTTCCGCGGACACGCTGCTCCGGCATCGTGCCATTTCGGAAGCGGCTCGGCACAAACGTAACCGTCCCGGAGTCACTGTGGACCGAGTTGTGTTCGTTCGGTGTCTGACTGTTGACCGACGGATCCGGACTCGTGAGTGTAATGCGTGACGCAGCCGGACTACGCACGAAAGGGCGCACAATTGTGTCCGTAATGTTGTGTTGATGAtcgtgtagtagtagtagttgttgttgttgaatgttcCGTGTTTTCCCCATTGTTTCGTGGTGATGGCATGGTGgtcgtgttgttgtgtgcatGTTGGAAAAATAGAATCGAAAGCAGGATTTTCATTCTGGACACTTACAAACTACTAACTGGAATGGTAACGCTAAAAGTCTACTGGGCTTGCTACTCTACAGGGTTTTGGTTGGAATTGCGAAATGCATTTCACCATAATTACCTATCGCGAGCCTGAATTTCCGAGCTGACGGTAACACCGCGCGGTTTCCGGAAGTCACACTCGACCGCGAACGCTGCGTCACCGGGCGTCACAATGTCGGGATCATGCTGGACGACGACAATGTTCGAGTACACCTCACCATTGTTAACCGTCTGGCACTGGTCGAGGTTGAACTTCATCTCGAGCGTACGGGCGGCACGCTCCGGCCGGATAAAGCACGGTTTCGTCTGCTTGTAGTAGCTACCACGCGTGTACATCACGCCCTGGAAATCTTCCTCCGTCTTCAGCTCGATGCGCATGGAATCGGCACCGCATCGCAGGTTCACCTTCTGTACGCCTTGCGTCGATGCATCGATCTTAAACTGATCACCCAGATCCTGCTCAAAGAGGCTTTCTGTGGGGATGGCAGGGAAAAGAAGTGGGTAAGAGTTGCGATCAGCACTAGCATTCGTTTGCATCATTTGTTAATGGCTCGATCATTCGTTGAAGATCGCTTTCGACAAGATCAAAACACGTCGCTGTCGAGATCTGTCAGaaccacaacacgcacacatgcacgttTAACGTAGAGAATAAGAACCGGTTGATATCGAAAGATCCACCCCTGCTGGTGAAGCATCCAAGCGAAACGATGGACCATATGAACCATCTCATAAAGGTGAAACTGAAGGTCCGGCCCGTTAGTATTGAGCATTGTGCATAACGCAACTATCCCGTTATGTATGAATCATCTGCCAGAGATGATCATTCCAATTTCACTTGCGACACCGGACCACTGAGaagcacacacaagcacgcacacTGGCAAAACTAACCTTCTGGCTTTGGATCGTTGGATTTGGCCGCAACAATGCAGTGTGTCGagagtagaagcagcagtagcggtaggGAACACCTTGAAATGATCGCACGACTGCAGACGGGTATGCTGTTCGCGGAGGCCATCTTCATGGTTagcacacgcaacacacaacaactgTTAGGATCGACTTTTATTGTGTCACactgatagagagagagagaaagaacctCGTCAATCGAACGATCGTGCGTGCTCGAAACGTCTATGCTGTGGTACGGGCTGGTGCTGAATAATGCCCCTTTACCGTTGCGATCACCATTATATACCGATCGCAACGCTACCGGCCGATGACAGCACGTTCTGAACGCAAATAcaggagagcgaaagagagagaaagagcgcgcgcgagagataGTTGAGGTTCGTCGCGGTTGCTATCGTTGAACTCTTTCGTTGAGCGCGAGGTGGAACCTCGGTCTCTCGCAACCGAAAACGAACCAGCCGAGCGGGGGGAAACCTCGCCGTTTTGCCGGGAACACAGTGGTGCCAGGACCATCGGTGCGTTAcggcagaaggaggaagaagaattaCGGATGGCACGCGAGTGCCAGCCGCTCGCACTTTACGCACGGGCCGAGGACGTTCATTTCCTGTGCGTGAGGCGggtattgctgctactgggcGGTCGATAGGCCTGCGATGTATGATTggtatttgatttgtttggaCCACGATTTGCCAGGGCCACCCCCTTATTATGTAACGCATAACGTCCCGCCTTGGCGTCAAATGCAGCGGCACTTTTCCTGTCTAAATAGTAGTAAGCGTTGGACGATCCGATTGGGAATGTTACATTTCCAAAAGCATGCCAATTGGTCTTCCGGCCATTTTCGTACCGAACGCAAGGCCAATATTTCAGTTCCATCTACAACTTGGACCTCCCGAAAATGGCGTACTGTCAACTACAAATCACAATCGAGAACTCCAAAATAACTTggatcggttttgttttttgaataGATTACTttgattagaaaaaaaaaggccaccAAAAAAACCTACTTTCTCCCAGTGCCACAGTGTGGTCGCCCAGGTTACGACCATGACGAACGTCGGTACCGTCGGTAGTAACGCTGTTCTCGCGCGACTTCCTGGACCTGGGAGCTGATGACTAATTATGAGTGGTTTCCACTAGGCGCAGCCTACTGGTTGGTACGGTGCCACACCACCATTGAAAGCCACAGTCGGTGTCTTTAAGGAATCCAATTTGCAATTTACAATCACCTTGTGTGAATGTATCCGTGCTCTGCTGCGCTCCTAGTGCCGCCGATAAAAGGATTCATGCAACTTGGCCGCTCTGCTTCGCTTACCGGAAAATGGCTTCCTGTCTctgctgtacgtgtgtgtgtgtgtgtgtgtgtgtgtgtgtgtgtgtgtgtgtgtttgtgtgcgcgcaggctttgtttgtttatttggaGACGAAGCAAGGTGTTGTGgtttctttttgcattttcaatttccaagaTTAATGGCCTTCTCCGTTTATTCCGCAGCTCCTCATCAACTCTCACCATAAATGCGCCCAACCACGTGGGCTGTGACGATggtcttggacttggacttgggcTGCTCTGGAAAGGGCGATCGCTCATTCGAGCGGGCCTGTACGGAAGAGCGACGATACGAAGAAACCACGTGGTGAGACTTCAAAGACAGATTATGGAGAGTGGCCGAGGCCCTCCCCCCGAACGGTGATtgcaaacatgcaaaacatCGACGCTAGGCAGCGTGTGTAGTGGCAGGGTAAGGGCAACATAACAAAGGGGAATCATAATTGGCCCCCtatatgtgtttgtgtaagtGTATGCTACACTTCATAGACATCATCTTCCTCACGGCAAATTGCGCAATCATAAACACTGGTGATGCAGGTGATCGGTTGCGGTGGCGCCACTAGAGGGAAGCGGGAGTTCTGTGGCATCGATTATGTCACATTGGCGCGGCATGCTACTCCCGGAGCGATGGGGAAGGACGGAAACTAGCCGGCACCGATCAGCCCTGTAATTATATGCACGAGCCTCCCCTGATGGGGAGCGTTATCACTTTCAGTATCACGCTCCTTCTCCGATCAGACTCCACGTGACTCTCGAACAAAACATTCTAAATTCGTTCGTGGCTGCTTCCTTGTTCCGCATGACCATAAACGGAtcggaatggtggaaaagttgATCAACGATGATCGATGGTTGGGCTGacgctaatcgatcgatcgactgagCGTTGCTGTCCACCAATCATCTTCGCCACGCCGTCGTCGGAAGTAGGGTACTGGGCTGCTGCGTAATGGGCGACGGCTCCTGGTGGACGTCGATGATGGCAATCCGGAAGACTCGCGTCTCGAGCAGCCGCGAGCAGGTCCTGCTCAGTGTTACATCAGTTGGTCGCGGTCGATGCGAAACCGGTCCCGCGCACTGGCACTAGCAACCAGTAGGGATCACCATGGGTGGTGATCTTGTTAATGGTTCAACAAGCTTCTGTAAtcgcagcatcggcagcaacagctgtaAGTCAGTCAGTAAGTCAAGCGGTAAGCTCCCCTCTCACCGTTGCAAGGCGTTTGCTGATCGTCCCCGGGTTCGTGTGGAACCAACTGGGCTCGGAAAATCCGGTCCAACCACTCCGGCGCTAACACACATTTCCCATGCGCTCGCTCTGGTCGGTTatgtaaaaaggaaaactttcattcgatcgatcgatcacgaaAACTGGGGGAAACGATATGGCCATAGCAAGGATCAGATTTGGGCGTAGAGAGATCTTTTAATATCTGAATTATAATATAAAATTCGGGTAgcgaaaagtttaaaaaagcTAGCAAAAATTATAATATTTTAAGCCGATAATGAAATGAGTTCTCGAAAAACTATGTTTTAAAAACAGTTACTTCACATATACATACAAACCATAGTAACAGGCGAAAATGaaccagaaaaagaaggaTTTTCAAGGTTTTCTGGATGATTCCAAACGATAATTGTTTCCAAGATTGATATGTGATGTTCCTGGCATTTATTCACGTGGTGAACGTTGTGGTTGTTTAAATCAGAGGCATGGCCAGCTGGTTTATCTCTCGAACAAAACACTCCAAATGGTCAATACGACCCTTCcctgatggttggttggtttggttgacaACCGTGTCCGGCTCTACTGATAACAGCGACGTAAAGCAAAGATGATAACAAGTAGCGTTGTGTCCTCAAGAGAGGCATTGTACTTTTGCTTTATTAAAATCAACAAAT
The sequence above is a segment of the Anopheles darlingi chromosome 2, idAnoDarlMG_H_01, whole genome shotgun sequence genome. Coding sequences within it:
- the LOC125951975 gene encoding 5'-AMP-activated protein kinase subunit gamma-2 isoform X3; amino-acid sequence: MKQKREEARRLEREAAKLEKLNRKHESISRSSERVGGSAGRSGSLERRRSGEEAPVLNQSTVHGIASPNRRPTIFDVFRPRKGSDSKKKKDDGSRSGSDKDSTGMGGSGPISTSSGAGGIMNSMKAALHVGGRHSHHHQPAATGAQASGSGAATSKVRDGSAHPHAGSDAQYYHTVTAVRRADAGKSPMTKVMDLFRHRSNSAVSEADKRKAKAAAQHQQQLAAQTAHMRRASAELAERRRASLGATRGLRADGTLDPYHAAILFRDSRGLPVADPFLEKVPLSDLEEDESQIFVKFFRFHKCYDLVPTSAKLVVFDTQLLVKKAFYALVYNGVRAAPLWDSQRQEFIGMLTITDFIKILKMYYKSPNASMDELEEHKLDTWRKVLLEDVKKLVSIGPDASLYDAIKMLVHNRIHRLPVIDPATGNVLYILTHKRILRFLFLYINELPKPSYMQKTLREVRIGSYDKIETATEDTSIITALYKFVDRRVSALPMVDAEGRLTDIYAKFDVINLAAEKTYNDLDVSLKKANEHRNAWFEGVQRCKLDETLFTIMERIVRAEVHRLVVVDEEEKVIGIISLSDILLYLVLRPSGDGIGDSESLRATDPKLLAANSSGSGSPLGSKNLLNSSKRDSNESIEEEKETTEEDEEQQQQQSDAAQKTESTEGGAEAATDSVPEPAEEMAEEAKEDVAVEEDDEEEAVAGSPVDRASANDSPVTPDDLLAAGNPDNNPLATVQREVGLVSE
- the LOC125951446 gene encoding uncharacterized protein LOC125951446 — protein: MKMASANSIPVCSRAIISRCSLPLLLLLLSTHCIVAAKSNDPKPEESLFEQDLGDQFKIDASTQGVQKVNLRCGADSMRIELKTEEDFQGVMYTRGSYYKQTKPCFIRPERAARTLEMKFNLDQCQTVNNGEVYSNIVVVQHDPDIVTPGDAAFAVECDFRKPRGVTVSSEIQARDSPAASRITLTSPDPSVNSQTPNEHNSVHSDSGTVTFVPSRFRNGTMPEQRVRGTVETAEIPISFPVQQPHEEL